One window of Candidatus Nitrospira kreftii genomic DNA carries:
- a CDS encoding hypothetical protein (conserved protein of unknown function), protein MATLFDQTTHQALLDNRHILVVDDEEPIRRLLAYLLQSHGYQVEGAGDAREARQKLGEQAFALMLCDVNMPGESGMDLVRHTVTEHQHTAAIMVTGLDSSVLANAALEVGAFGYIVKPFESNEVLIDVANALRRRRLEMENRLHRENLEDIVRTRTLALQQALDWLERTEKELRLSREETIQRLAIAAEFRDHATAKHIQRMSHYCELLARKAGLSPDRCDLIRTASPMHDIGKIGTPDHVLLKPGKFTQEEFGVIAQHAEIGYRILSGSDAELLKVAAVIAYTHHERFDGTGYPRGLKGETIPIEGRIAAIADAFDALTTQRVYKPAFELSHAIELMLKHRSEHFDPELLDIFVASGDELAKIHEQYADRANSDPLNEL, encoded by the coding sequence ATGGCAACACTCTTCGATCAGACCACCCATCAAGCGCTCCTCGACAATCGCCATATCTTGGTCGTCGATGACGAAGAGCCGATCCGACGCCTCCTCGCATATCTTCTCCAATCTCATGGCTATCAGGTAGAAGGTGCGGGAGACGCACGGGAGGCTCGACAGAAGCTCGGAGAGCAAGCATTTGCCTTGATGCTCTGCGATGTCAACATGCCTGGAGAATCCGGCATGGACCTCGTGCGTCACACTGTTACAGAACATCAGCATACGGCCGCGATCATGGTCACAGGACTCGACAGCTCAGTTCTGGCCAATGCGGCACTCGAGGTAGGCGCATTCGGATACATCGTCAAACCGTTCGAATCCAACGAAGTACTGATCGACGTCGCGAACGCGCTCCGCCGCCGCCGGCTCGAAATGGAAAATCGTCTCCATCGCGAAAATCTGGAAGACATCGTCCGCACGAGAACACTTGCGCTACAGCAGGCATTGGACTGGCTGGAACGCACCGAAAAAGAGCTCCGCCTGTCGCGGGAAGAGACCATTCAGCGACTTGCCATTGCCGCGGAATTCAGAGACCATGCCACCGCCAAACACATCCAGCGCATGAGTCATTATTGTGAATTGCTCGCGCGGAAGGCCGGACTCTCTCCCGATCGATGTGACTTGATTCGAACGGCCAGCCCGATGCATGACATCGGCAAGATCGGCACGCCGGATCATGTACTCTTAAAACCGGGAAAGTTCACACAGGAGGAATTCGGCGTGATCGCGCAGCATGCAGAGATCGGCTACCGGATTCTGAGCGGGTCGGATGCTGAACTGCTGAAAGTTGCCGCGGTGATTGCCTATACCCATCATGAACGCTTCGATGGCACCGGATATCCACGAGGCTTGAAGGGCGAAACCATTCCAATCGAAGGCCGCATCGCGGCCATTGCCGACGCCTTTGATGCGCTTACAACACAGCGTGTCTACAAACCGGCCTTTGAACTTAGCCACGCGATTGAACTCATGCTCAAACATCGAAGTGAACACTTCGATCCGGAGTTATTGGATATCTTCGTTGCCTCGGGTGACGAACTTGCGAAGATCCATGAGCAATATGCAGACCGTGCTAATTCGGATCCCCTCAACGAACTGTGA
- a CDS encoding dITP/XTP pyrophosphatase: MRLLESVNEIVLATRNPDKGRELGALLGGIGIRIRTLKDFPTAPEVEEDGTTCEANAIKKAREIARATRIPALADDTGLEVDALEGRPGVYAARYAGEHATYEDNCRKLLLELAGVPPVNRKARFLTVAAIAFPSGDVHVTQGILEGVITEQPIGERGFGYDPVFFVPEFNKTLAQLTIEEKNRTSHRAKAFTQMCAWLKEYPVA, from the coding sequence GTGCGCTTGCTTGAGTCGGTCAACGAGATCGTTCTTGCTACTCGCAACCCGGATAAGGGACGAGAGCTTGGGGCCCTACTCGGAGGGATCGGCATACGTATCCGAACGTTGAAAGACTTTCCGACCGCACCAGAGGTGGAGGAAGACGGAACGACTTGTGAAGCGAACGCGATAAAAAAAGCGAGGGAGATTGCCAGGGCCACGAGAATTCCTGCACTTGCCGATGATACAGGACTAGAAGTCGATGCACTGGAGGGTCGACCAGGCGTCTATGCCGCACGCTATGCGGGGGAACATGCCACCTACGAGGATAATTGTCGGAAGCTACTTTTGGAGCTCGCGGGCGTTCCCCCCGTGAACCGGAAGGCAAGATTCCTGACGGTTGCCGCGATTGCATTTCCTAGTGGCGATGTTCACGTCACACAGGGTATTCTAGAAGGAGTGATCACAGAACAGCCGATTGGAGAGCGCGGATTCGGGTATGATCCGGTGTTTTTTGTGCCTGAATTCAACAAGACGCTGGCGCAGTTGACGATTGAAGAAAAGAATCGTACGAGTCACCGTGCGAAGGCGTTTACACAAATGTGTGCGTGGCTAAAAGAATATCCAGTAGCCTAA
- a CDS encoding hypothetical protein (conserved protein of unknown function) has translation MLPSSCLWLEAFIVIITLWYVFPLPSEAADIEIAILKSSDLTAYNEAIQGFKATAPGAAIYAEYDLRGDLEQGKQLARKIRGSESSLVVAVGLKAALAAKLEISDIPVLYMMILDPLKHGLTAANMTGILPAIPAERQFKIVRALLPTIRRIGVLYDPAKTAAKIKEAATHAAGYDFQLQGFPVENEKEFSQQLRSLLASSEALWLIPDSTVLTDESVRFLIESALAKQIPVIGFSSEFTRLGALASLSIRHSEIGRETGLLAKRILDGEKSFPSKPISVQRVSISVNQKTVRYLEIAIPKELDSLIDDTY, from the coding sequence ATGCTACCCTCGTCCTGTCTATGGCTGGAAGCGTTTATCGTCATCATCACGCTTTGGTACGTTTTCCCTCTTCCTAGTGAAGCGGCCGACATCGAGATCGCCATCCTCAAGTCATCAGACCTTACGGCCTACAATGAGGCCATTCAAGGTTTCAAAGCAACTGCGCCAGGGGCAGCCATCTATGCAGAATATGATTTGCGCGGTGACCTGGAGCAAGGCAAACAGCTGGCCAGGAAAATCCGCGGTTCAGAATCTTCTCTCGTCGTCGCCGTCGGGCTCAAGGCGGCGCTGGCGGCTAAGCTGGAAATTTCTGATATTCCCGTTCTCTACATGATGATCCTCGATCCTTTGAAACACGGACTGACCGCAGCCAACATGACAGGTATCCTCCCGGCCATTCCGGCCGAACGACAGTTCAAGATCGTCCGCGCACTCTTGCCGACGATACGGCGGATCGGCGTTCTCTACGACCCGGCCAAGACGGCCGCCAAGATCAAGGAGGCGGCAACACACGCTGCAGGCTACGATTTTCAGCTGCAAGGCTTCCCTGTTGAGAACGAAAAAGAATTTTCCCAACAACTACGATCGCTTCTTGCCTCGTCGGAGGCCTTGTGGCTAATCCCAGACTCGACGGTGCTGACAGACGAGTCGGTTCGCTTTCTCATCGAATCCGCACTGGCTAAACAGATCCCTGTCATCGGCTTTTCCTCAGAGTTTACGCGCCTGGGTGCGCTGGCCAGTTTGTCTATTCGCCACAGCGAAATCGGCCGGGAAACTGGTCTCCTTGCGAAACGCATTTTGGATGGTGAGAAATCATTCCCGTCGAAGCCGATTAGCGTTCAACGAGTCAGTATTTCGGTGAATCAGAAGACGGTGCGCTATTTGGAGATCGCGATTCCCAAGGAACTGGATAGCCTGATCGATGATACATATTGA
- a CDS encoding hypothetical protein (conserved protein of unknown function), translated as MDTERMNRDLRSHSITRFFGLRLKFVLLFSIILIVTCSSLSWYFIETRRRAMAENLQELGTILLTNTVQNDHFRIGGIVLEDRETLGQFMHSLMAIDRVVYLVITASDGRILDQQSKRTRRMPGGSPKTTQQPIYPDDSVSESLLHAPLTAPVITRFVLSSKRELIPQDESSDWLLPFLVRKETLFDFAMPVIRDTAHPSQLSDELEEEKRGPSSPTTNSSVVGVVRIGLTDAQAKGALLIIIRNVALLTLLIIAAGILSAHLLTSRITTPLRSLAGAARQLADGHEAPVPLTASTSDEVGQLTQAFNVMTQSLHERNQAISLNLETIRRQIKQLTTAHKVSTAVASANMFDMNQLLDSVLWLLTENLGFSRMVVFLKNSERNSVVIAQSVGFPPDIQEASRRFEIPITKDSMTAELVILGKPLLIHDLGTVAHRIQQPVLDLMRRSGVQSFVAVPLQSHAKVLGYLGADRGPHPCNEDDLHILLTIAGHVAAAIDNAKAYSELAELTQHLEERIEQRTEELSCANAQLQEHDRRRSTFLSVVSHELRTPMTAIRSFAENMLDGVTGPLTELQRTYLTRVQHNVARLSRIIAQLLDWSGLDTKRIQLRLENICIHQIATTAADGLQMVASEKNVSLIVASVESLPPVQGDRDKLEQIFVNLIGNAIKFTPSGGQVTIETSVSQSGFVQTCVADTGCGIDVAHLPNIFEEFSKVPSAMPTSQGAQLGLWITKTLVTMHRGRIWVESQPQAGSRFYFTLPISASQEELTFKVPEAGEQRIS; from the coding sequence ATGGACACTGAACGCATGAACCGAGACCTTCGCTCACACTCCATCACAAGGTTTTTTGGGCTTCGGTTGAAGTTTGTCTTGTTGTTCAGCATCATTCTTATCGTGACTTGTTCGTCATTAAGCTGGTATTTCATCGAAACGAGACGCAGGGCTATGGCAGAGAATCTCCAAGAACTAGGCACGATCCTCCTCACCAATACAGTACAGAACGACCATTTTCGAATCGGTGGGATTGTCTTGGAAGATCGGGAAACGCTTGGCCAGTTCATGCACAGTCTCATGGCGATCGACCGTGTCGTCTATCTGGTGATCACGGCTTCTGACGGGCGTATCCTGGATCAACAGAGCAAGCGCACGAGGAGAATGCCCGGTGGATCACCAAAAACCACCCAGCAACCGATCTACCCAGACGATAGCGTTTCCGAGTCGCTACTCCATGCTCCCCTGACTGCTCCGGTCATCACCAGATTCGTACTCTCGTCTAAACGGGAATTGATCCCGCAAGATGAATCGTCAGACTGGCTCCTTCCTTTTTTGGTTCGGAAAGAAACCCTGTTCGACTTTGCGATGCCGGTCATCAGGGATACGGCTCACCCGTCCCAACTATCGGACGAGCTCGAAGAAGAAAAGAGAGGTCCCTCATCCCCAACCACCAACTCGTCAGTAGTTGGTGTGGTCCGCATCGGGCTAACCGATGCACAGGCTAAAGGGGCCTTGCTGATTATTATCCGCAATGTCGCGCTTTTGACGTTGCTCATCATCGCCGCAGGCATTCTCAGTGCGCACCTGCTCACCTCTCGCATTACGACACCGCTGCGGAGTCTGGCCGGTGCAGCTCGGCAACTCGCAGATGGACATGAGGCACCGGTTCCGCTTACTGCCTCCACGAGTGATGAAGTAGGCCAGCTCACCCAAGCTTTCAATGTGATGACGCAATCTCTGCATGAGCGGAATCAGGCGATCAGCTTGAACCTCGAAACGATCAGAAGGCAGATCAAGCAGCTGACGACTGCACACAAAGTCAGCACTGCAGTTGCGAGTGCAAATATGTTTGATATGAACCAGCTTCTCGACTCGGTGCTCTGGTTACTGACTGAGAATCTGGGCTTTTCCAGAATGGTGGTCTTTCTCAAAAATTCTGAACGGAATAGTGTCGTTATCGCTCAAAGTGTGGGATTTCCTCCCGATATCCAGGAGGCAAGCCGCCGTTTCGAAATACCCATCACCAAGGACAGCATGACGGCTGAGCTTGTCATTCTTGGCAAACCCTTACTGATCCATGATCTTGGAACCGTTGCTCATCGGATACAACAACCAGTGCTCGACTTAATGCGCCGCTCGGGGGTTCAGTCCTTTGTTGCTGTACCACTCCAAAGCCATGCCAAGGTTCTGGGGTATCTGGGGGCGGACAGAGGGCCACACCCATGCAACGAGGATGATCTCCACATTCTACTCACAATTGCCGGTCACGTTGCGGCTGCTATCGACAATGCCAAGGCCTACTCTGAGCTTGCCGAACTCACTCAGCATTTAGAAGAACGCATCGAGCAACGAACCGAAGAGTTGTCCTGTGCCAATGCTCAACTCCAAGAGCATGACCGGCGTCGATCGACGTTTCTCTCCGTCGTCTCACACGAATTGCGAACCCCGATGACGGCCATTCGAAGCTTCGCCGAAAACATGCTTGACGGTGTTACCGGTCCATTGACCGAACTGCAACGAACCTACCTCACACGTGTTCAACATAACGTCGCACGATTGAGCAGGATTATCGCTCAATTGCTTGACTGGTCGGGGCTGGACACCAAACGGATCCAGCTGCGTTTAGAGAACATCTGTATCCATCAAATCGCCACAACTGCTGCCGACGGCTTACAGATGGTTGCGTCAGAGAAGAATGTATCCCTGATCGTGGCATCGGTTGAGTCACTTCCACCCGTTCAAGGCGATCGCGACAAATTGGAACAGATTTTTGTGAATCTCATCGGCAACGCCATCAAGTTCACACCCTCCGGCGGACAGGTAACTATTGAAACTTCCGTATCGCAATCAGGCTTCGTGCAGACTTGTGTGGCTGATACTGGTTGTGGGATCGATGTGGCTCACCTCCCGAACATTTTTGAAGAGTTCTCCAAGGTCCCGTCTGCTATGCCCACGTCACAAGGCGCTCAACTAGGCCTTTGGATCACTAAGACGCTTGTCACCATGCACCGTGGCCGGATATGGGTGGAGAGCCAGCCACAAGCCGGTTCACGGTTTTATTTTACCCTTCCCATTTCCGCATCGCAGGAGGAACTGACTTTCAAAGTCCCGGAAGCTGGGGAGCAACGTATCTCTTGA
- a CDS encoding Sigma-54 dependent transcriptional regulator: MRAKILIVDDDPDILLSLQNRVSFMGHEPLTATNGKDALRLIQEEEPDLVLLDLELPLFSGLDVLKQVGERSARPDSLDQDAAQSSATYTTPLIVMLTAYGTIERAVQAMQLGAFDFVPKPFTSDHLTVVIKKALDTVTLHRHVATLRKEVDEHFEPAITTNKQMSAQLAMAKQAAASAVTVLLLGETGTGKEVVARAIHRWSPRSARPFIAVNCAAFPENLLENELFGHEKGAYTGATKRESGKIEIAEGGTLFLDEIGDMPLTMQSHLLRVLNDRTFYRVGGTQEVRADVRFIAATNKDLQRAIRQGTFREDLYFRLAVITIKLPPLRERLDDLPALAEHFLTQPGKFGLNKHCVLSDSALDALQAYTWPGNVRELENVLTRALVLCPGDTIGPEHLSLTPWTSASPPSQEPQSDIFLFSYHKSMDAYSQKLIETALRRNAWNQTKAAAELGLQRTYLTKLLRQKQISAKPPANSD; encoded by the coding sequence ATGCGAGCAAAAATTCTGATTGTCGATGACGACCCCGATATCCTTCTCAGCTTGCAGAATCGTGTCAGTTTTATGGGGCATGAACCGCTGACTGCCACGAATGGGAAGGATGCCCTCCGCTTGATTCAGGAAGAAGAGCCCGATCTTGTCCTATTGGATCTTGAACTTCCGCTGTTTTCAGGTCTGGACGTACTAAAGCAGGTGGGCGAGAGATCCGCTCGCCCAGACTCACTGGACCAAGACGCAGCCCAGAGTTCTGCAACCTATACAACCCCCCTCATTGTGATGCTCACTGCCTATGGGACAATCGAACGCGCGGTGCAAGCCATGCAACTCGGCGCCTTCGACTTTGTGCCGAAACCGTTTACCTCCGACCATCTGACGGTGGTGATCAAGAAAGCGCTGGACACCGTCACCCTGCATCGCCACGTCGCCACGCTCCGTAAGGAGGTCGATGAGCACTTCGAGCCTGCCATCACGACCAACAAGCAGATGAGCGCACAACTAGCCATGGCCAAACAGGCGGCGGCCTCTGCTGTCACCGTCTTGTTGCTTGGCGAAACTGGTACCGGTAAGGAAGTGGTCGCACGGGCCATTCATCGATGGAGCCCTCGTTCTGCTCGACCTTTCATCGCCGTCAATTGCGCGGCCTTTCCAGAGAACTTACTGGAGAACGAGCTGTTTGGTCACGAAAAAGGGGCCTATACTGGAGCCACCAAGCGGGAGTCCGGCAAGATCGAGATCGCCGAGGGAGGCACGTTGTTTCTCGACGAAATCGGAGATATGCCACTGACCATGCAAAGTCATCTCCTACGGGTGCTCAACGACCGGACGTTCTATCGGGTCGGTGGAACGCAGGAGGTCCGAGCCGATGTTCGGTTTATCGCAGCGACCAACAAGGATCTACAACGGGCGATTCGTCAAGGCACATTTCGAGAGGATCTGTATTTCCGCCTTGCGGTGATTACCATCAAGCTGCCACCTCTGCGCGAACGACTGGATGACCTTCCTGCCCTCGCAGAGCACTTTCTCACTCAACCAGGTAAATTTGGACTGAACAAACACTGCGTCCTCAGTGACTCTGCACTGGACGCGCTGCAAGCGTATACTTGGCCGGGCAATGTCCGTGAGTTGGAGAACGTGCTCACCCGCGCCCTGGTTTTATGTCCCGGAGACACGATCGGACCCGAGCACCTTTCACTCACTCCTTGGACCTCCGCATCCCCGCCCAGTCAGGAACCCCAGTCGGACATATTCTTATTCTCCTATCATAAGAGCATGGATGCCTATAGCCAGAAGCTGATCGAGACCGCCTTACGTCGGAATGCATGGAACCAAACGAAGGCGGCAGCCGAATTGGGCCTGCAACGGACTTACCTGACAAAGCTGCTCAGGCAGAAGCAGATTTCAGCGAAACCACCTGCTAATTCAGACTGA
- a CDS encoding Ribonuclease PH: protein MSGISGLVRFDGRRKDQVRPVKVTRHFIKHAEGAVLIEMGDTKVICTASVEEKVPPFLKGKGTGWVTAEYAMLPRATHERSPREAVKGKQGGRTLEIQRLVGRALRSVTDLSKLGERSIWVDCDVIQADGGTRTASITGAFIALADACAVLKKKELLKTIPLTDYLAAISVGKVGGEVMVDLAYTEDSMAEVDMNVVMTGRGQYVEVQGTAERTPFAKQDMDEFLALGWQAIQRLTAIQKELIGALA, encoded by the coding sequence ATGAGTGGAATCTCTGGGCTAGTACGGTTCGATGGGCGTCGGAAGGACCAGGTCCGTCCCGTGAAAGTGACGAGGCACTTTATCAAACATGCGGAAGGCGCGGTGCTCATCGAAATGGGGGATACGAAGGTTATCTGTACGGCATCAGTTGAGGAGAAAGTCCCTCCATTTCTGAAGGGAAAAGGAACGGGCTGGGTGACTGCGGAGTACGCGATGTTACCACGGGCGACTCATGAGCGATCCCCTCGAGAGGCAGTCAAGGGCAAACAAGGCGGCAGAACGTTAGAAATTCAGCGTCTGGTCGGGCGCGCCCTACGCTCCGTTACGGATTTATCAAAACTGGGAGAACGGTCCATTTGGGTCGACTGCGACGTGATTCAAGCGGATGGGGGGACGAGAACGGCATCCATTACAGGCGCCTTCATTGCGTTGGCGGATGCCTGTGCCGTATTGAAAAAGAAAGAGCTATTGAAGACGATCCCATTGACCGACTACCTGGCCGCGATTAGCGTTGGAAAGGTCGGTGGCGAAGTCATGGTGGATCTGGCCTACACTGAGGACTCGATGGCCGAAGTCGACATGAACGTGGTGATGACCGGTCGAGGTCAGTATGTTGAAGTGCAGGGAACTGCCGAACGCACCCCTTTCGCCAAGCAAGATATGGACGAGTTTTTGGCTCTGGGGTGGCAGGCGATCCAACGGTTAACGGCGATCCAGAAAGAATTGATCGGTGCGCTTGCTTGA
- a CDS encoding hypothetical protein (conserved protein of unknown function) encodes MPKKLTAVRKRPRVRNWIAYLCESLVTSGAMPTWEAATYLTENLFGEKPNPRLLTPTNPHEVTAQLLHRLYQPIVEAASRDVMLPPGSMVHIFTDISLTGNSAVLLVLFPGHRKPQKLLVLDAAKAWDLVFTDAESFNVWAEERYRQLIDALRSAIVGLEIDVLKPAI; translated from the coding sequence ATGCCAAAAAAGCTGACTGCGGTTCGTAAACGGCCTCGAGTTCGAAACTGGATCGCCTATCTATGCGAATCCCTAGTCACCTCCGGCGCCATGCCGACTTGGGAAGCCGCCACATACCTGACTGAAAACTTGTTCGGTGAAAAACCGAATCCACGCTTATTGACGCCAACGAACCCTCACGAGGTCACCGCGCAGTTGTTACATCGCCTTTATCAACCGATCGTGGAGGCCGCCTCGAGAGACGTCATGCTTCCCCCAGGTTCTATGGTACACATCTTCACCGACATCAGCCTCACTGGTAACTCGGCCGTTCTCCTTGTCCTATTCCCCGGACATCGCAAACCTCAAAAGCTTCTCGTACTAGATGCTGCCAAAGCCTGGGACCTCGTCTTCACAGATGCCGAATCCTTCAACGTCTGGGCGGAAGAGCGTTATAGACAGCTCATCGATGCCTTACGAAGCGCGATAGTGGGTCTAGAGATAGATGTGCTCAAGCCGGCAATCTAG